The DNA region TCAGAGAGCAACGACTGCCCCAAATTTGACCTCATTCTTCTGAACATTGGTCCTGATGGTCATGTAGCCTCATTGTTCCCCAACCATCCAGCTCTTGAGCTGAAAGATGACTGGGTCACCTACATCACTGACTCTCCAGAGCCTCCACCTGAGAGGATTACCTTCACTCTTCCCGTGATAAACTCAGCATCGCACATCGCCATTGTTGCCACTGGAGAAGACAAGGCGAAAGCTGTGTCTTTTGCCATTTCTGACTGTAACGAAGGCCTAGGTGCGACATCAGTACCTGCTAGAATGGTTCAGCCAACGGACGGGAAGTTGGTATGGTTTCTGGATGAAGCAGCTGCCTCATCTCTTGAGGCTGGGAATGATGCTTACGACTTACGAGCACCAGTACTGAGAGTCTGAGACAAGCGTTGAAGCTGGACATCCCTTTTTGCTGTGAATGAAGAATTGTTCATGTAGTTGATGGGTTTGGATGGAAGAAAGTTTTTGGGGAGGGCTTTTCTGAGAAATCAAAAAATTTCCATGTCTTGTGCTATTGGATTTTGGCGAAGAACGATGCAGCATGTACTTTTATGCCGAGAACTGAAGTACCAGAGTAGCTAAGTTCTTCTTTCAAGGAAAAAGAGTAGCTAAGTTCGACTGTTGGTCATATGATACTGTTTAGTGTGCCATCAGTTTTTATCTCAGTTGAAATTAGATTCCTTTTTGTGCTACTTTTTAGCAGGTAGCAGTATTTTTGCTGGACACGTCGCCATGTCGGAACCCTGAACCCAGATGCATGTCAATTAAGTTTTCCTCCTTGCTTCAGTTTTAGCGCCCTCGATTTATTAACATGCGAGTATTTAGGAGGTGCTGTGTATGTTACATACTTCATGCTGTAAACGGGCCACAATAAATCTTACAGGTTTCTCCATGGGCCATGGGCCATGGGCTGGCATAGGCCGAACTAGAGAAATAGCTAATCCAGGCCCACAAATTACATAGCACGGTTCATTTGTTTgagttttttttattttattatttaacTTTGATTTATCCGAAGCTCCTCTAATCTTCTGAAGAGTACCTTACCGGCAGCGTTTAATAGTAAAGTCACCATTTGTGATTGTGTTGTACGGAGGATGTATCGAGCATTGGGTTTTGGATCTGGGCGCGAATTGATCACTTTTGAGAATTGAGCTATACATTTTTTTCTCGTCTCTAtctagaaaaaaaaaactagggGGATATGTGTTTTATTAGTTAACTgatttttttctcttttctatCCAAATTTATTTTACTCATTAATTGTGATTTCCTCGGCAATGCTTGCCTAGGCTACCTAGGTAAAGCCAAGCTATTTGAAATCCCACAAAAACATTATATGCTGCTATTTCAATGAACGAGTCTATCCTTTTTCTATACTACATACTTCATGTTCAAACATATAAGGCATATTTTATTTTAAAGAAAAGAAGTATTGTCAAACTATATGTATGCCCGTTTATATCACTTCATAATTAGATTTAACTAGCCTAGCAACAGGTGCTCctaaattaatataaaaataagacttatagctaataattataattgtGTATCTCACATcatctttcatctattaaatattctaacacatactctaaaatatatatttatcattATTTAGTTGTAATAGATTTCATTTTGCATCGTACCTTCTCCAtgtgtgtttgatatatatttaattaaACCATTTATTTATGAATTGTATTCTTATCTCTTCCGTTGTACATGAATACATGGTGACACATATCATGGgtaatatttttatataaataataatataaataatatattaatagatagaaatagtaatttaaaattttatattggtgcatTTTAATATTTTATTATAATTATTAATTTAGATTTGGatttaggggttactttaacttttaataataatataattggataatttatatgcaaatttaggaggttatttgtattatttttataatagcatAAGTGAGTAATTTATACAAGATTAGTGAGTTACTTTAGATTTTTTATAATGGTAGATGagtaatttagatacatatttaggggttactttagtttatttttataatggtagaggtgggtaatttattagaaaagatAATTGATCCAATAATTAAGTTGTCGGATTGATGATAGGATGTTTCTGATTTTTTAAAAATatctaattttttttattttttaaagtCTCCATAGAATTATAGGTGGCTTCACATGGAGgcttcaaaagtttaaaatactTACGGTAGTTATTGATTTAGTAGATATAAATGGTATATCATAAGAGAAAATAATGGTGAAAAAAAACGCAACCAAAATAACATTACAGAACAACCGGGTTGAAATACGTACGGTAGCCACGAACAAGTAACACACTTCTATAGGAAAAGAATTTATCACTTGTCAGTATGATTTAAAAAATAATTCTAAAAATATTTATATCAAAATGAATGAAATAATGGAAGATATTTTTTGACAACTAAAAGTATATGGAAAATGGAAGAACATAAAGCAAGACAATACACTATACGCCAAGTGCAGTATATTCTTACGTACCCCCAGAAGAAAAGCAAGCAAGATGAAAAGATGATCACTCGGTCTCTCTCGTCGCACCAGTTCCCAAACCCACGGCCGGAGACCCCGGAGCACGGGAGCGGTACTCTACTCGAAAGTTGAAGCAccttctctctcctctcctcttcctctctctctctctctctgcttgCATTGCTGCAGCCTTTCAGCTTTTGCTTGTCTCTCTCCGACTCCTCGCAGGCGCTGCTGACACGCTTTCCTAGGCGCCCTGCTCTCTCTTGCTTTCTCGCACCAATGAGAAAACTGaccaagaagaggaagaggaagtaAATGCGAGGGAAGGAGGGGAGGAAAGGGGGAGGTTGCGGAAGGCAGGGCCAGGGAGAGGTTCTTTCTTCTTTGTGCTCTACTGTGGGAGCCATGGCGAGGCAGCTACAACTTCTCGGCGCCGCCATTGCTCTGTTCGCCGGCTTCTCTTCCGTGGCTCCTTTGGCAGGTCAGTGACTCGGTGCTTCACCGGCTGGTACTCCAATCCTAGCAAAATGTAGTGAAATTTCTGCTCTGCTGGTGCGGGGATACTTAGTGCGCGGGATTACCTTTGTTTTATTGTTGGATTTCCCAAATATTTGTACGATTACGGTCAGTTCTTGGTCTTTAGGGTTTATGGTAGTCTCATGATTCATGGAGTATGGAGAACTTTATATTCCTTTGTTCGCTTTCTGAGAGCTTTCCGCTCAGAATTTCCTTCCAAGTGCGAACAATTTGTCTTGATAAGAGTTGAGACTTGACAGGCCTAAATGCCGTCACTTGAATTTAGTACTCCGTATTTTGGTTCATAACGATTAAGGAGGTTACATTTCTGAAGCTGGCACCGCCAaggtttgattttttttttcaattacTTAAAACATGTGGCCGCGAGCCCGGGATAGAGCTTTCTTTACTGTTCCATTACCAGCCAAGCTAAACAGGAATACCGTCTGGGCACCTGTATCACCATCTCTTAAAGGACGTTAAAAGTTCCATCCCCTTTGGGCACTCCCTTAGATCATACACTGATTTGAGCATTCCAATTTCAGATAGCTAGTTTGATGTCAAGGGGGTCCATTTCTGTGTCCTCTGAATACTTGCAAGTTCAGGAAAAATATTGCACAAGAGTTCTTCGTCGTTAGATAGCTCCGGTGATTGTGGTTATTAAACTCTGCAAAAGTTAAATGTGGTTCTTATATTCTCATCCAGAGGTCGATGTTGTTATTTTCAGTGCAATAGATAGTGTTGTTTCACCTGTTTAGTTTCCTCTGGTAACTAGTAGTATACATGGATCATTGTTGTGCCAGTTTTCACCTTTTCTATTGTACAAATCAGGTACATGCTGATCTTCAAGGGGGAGAAGAAAGATCATAGCTTGGTATTCAAGATCTGAAACTTTCCTGACTCTATGCTTTATTTTTCTGCAGAAGCATATGATCCTCTTGATCCAACTGGGAATATCACAATCAAATGGGATATCATGCAGTGGACTTCAGATGGCTATGTTGTAAGTAGACTGTCACAGTATCAATGCTTGAGGAAGATGAGATGGCAGGCTCAGAAATTGGTTCTTTCTGAATGTCAAGTCAATTTATCACATAAGCTTTATGCATTCGAGTTCTGTCTGGCATTAACTGAGCAGCAAACGACTCACTATTTATGCCTACTGCTTATTTCTACTAAAATTGTTACATCATATTAAACTCTAATCTTTCCAAATGCCTGAAAGTGTTCTAGTTTCATACTCACAGTAGGTGTGACCGGTATTCTGGACGTCATCTTATTATAGGTGaaatacataattttttttatCTCTTTTGTGCTGTTGATATCGTGTAAAAATATGCTCTGCAGGCTGTTGTTTCCATATACAACTACCAAAAATACCGACATATCCAGGCACCTGGGTGGAATCTTGGATGGGTGTGGGCAAAGAAGGAGATCATCTGGGCAATGGTTGGTGGGCAGGCCACAGAGCAAGGGGATTGTTCTCAATTCAAAGTCAATATACCACATTGCTGCAAGAGGGAACCAACAATTGTTGACTTGCTTCCTGGAACACCTTACAACATGCAAATTGCAAATTGTTGCAAAGGAGGAGTTCTTAACTCATGGGTGCAAGATCCAGTCAGTGCTGTAGCGTCATTTCAGATCAGTGTTGGCCGATCTGGAACTACCAACTATACAGTGAAAGTGCCATTAAACTTCACTCTGAAGGCTCCAGGACCAGGATACAGTTGTGGAGTTGCTCATGAGGTTAAGCCTCCTACAAAGTTCATTTCTCAGGATggaaggagaacaactcaagctCATGGTAAGTTGTTCCAGCATTCTTCTTTTAGTCAGAAAAAAGTTTATTATGTTGTATGATAAAATATCTCTGGCCAATGGCTTATGGTCAGGTTTGAATAGTAATGAACAACTGTTTTCTTCTTGCAGTGACATGGAACGTGACATGTACGTATTCACAATTTGTTGCTCAGCAGGCTCCAACTTGTTGTGTTTCTCTCTCATCGTTCTACAATGAAACGATAGTTAACTGCCCAAAATGTTCATGTGGTTGTCAGAATAATATAACAGGACCGGGGAGTTGTGTGGAGTAAGTACTATCCCTACACGAAGTCTCTTAGACACCATAAACATTTTGCACTTGACTCTCTTTGTATGTATGCACTACATTTTGTAGGGGTAATTCACCTTATTTGGCTTCTGTCTTGAATGGACTGGGCAAGAGCAGCATGGCTCCTTTAGTACAATGCACGCCCCATATGTGCCCAATAAGAGTGCATTGGCATGTGAAGCTCAACTACAGGGAATACTGGAGGGTGAAGATCACGGTTACAAATTGGAATTACAGGATGAACTACTCACAGTGGAACTTGGTAGTTCAACATCCAAATTTTGATAAAGTCACTACTATTTTCAGCTTCAACTACAAGTCCCTGAGCCCCTATGGAGTAATAAGTCGGTATTCTTGCACATTCCTGATCATTTTTGTCAATTCAATCTTCAATGTTTTAGCTAATAACCGGTATTTTGCTGCAGATGATACTGGAATGTTGTGGGGTATCAAGTACTACAATGACCTGCTCATGGTGGCTGGGCTAGATGGAAATGTGCAATCTGAGCTTCTGTTCCGGAAGGACCCCTTGTCGTTCACTTTCGAGAAAGGCTGGGCATTTCCAAGGCGGATATACTTCAATGGTGACAGCTGCGTCATGCCTCCACCAGATGTGTACCCATGGCTACCGAACTCTTCACCTGTACTGAAGGCATCATCCCTTGTTCAGCCCATCGCGATTTGGACAGCATTGCTGTTCTTATGGCTTCGTATGTAGTGACTATGGAAGGATCAGCTAACGTTTAGGCAACTGCCAGAACTGGTTATCGTTGCATTGGACATTGGTCTGCTGACACATGCTGAGTTTCTTGCAAGATTGGGTGGTAACCTTGCACATTGGAAGGATGATTCTGATCTGCTTTGATTAGGATGTGAACTTGTTATCCTGCAAGCTTGCTGTAGATTCACATTTTGTATATTCTACTAGTTCTGACGATTAGTTAACGCGGCCTGAACATTATCTCCCAAGTGAAACCTTGTGTATGTGGCTGAGCATTTATCATATTGTTTCTGTCAGAAAAGCGTTGCCAATGTTCAGCAAGTCGATTCATATATTCGAACAAATAATAATCTGCATTCTGTGTACATGACGAAATCACAGGAAAAACTTGTGCTCTATGTATTATCATTTGTACTCAAGCTGTCTAAAAAGTAATTGGAGACTCAAAAGTGCCAGGATCTCTGTCAGCTTGATTGGTCGGTCGGTTGTACACGGAGATCCCACCTGCAGCTGCACAGGTAACACACATGACATTGCTAAGCGTTTCAGTCTCCAGAGCGCCAAACTCAACTGGCTACTCTGCTCCCTGGCTGCCCATCGCTGGGGATGGAAAACGAGAAAGGAAGTGGAAGCCTTCATCATCATATCGATGAATCGATCACGCCACCAGGAGCAGCGCCAGCAGGAACgccgaggccgcggcggcggcgatcgccggcgccgCGACCGGGGCGGAGTTCGGCAGGTAGGGGTACGAGTCCGGCGGCGGCATCTTGCACTCGTCGCCGTTGAAGTAGATCTTCCGCGGGAACGCCCAGCCCTGGCTGAAGGTGAAGGTGCTGGCGTCCTTGCGCATGAGCACCTCCGACTGGACGTTGCCGAAGGGCCCGGCCTCCATGAGCAGGTCATTGTAGAACTTGAGCCCGTAGAACATGCCGGTGTCGTTGATGGCGCCGTAGGGGAGCAGTGGCTTGTACTGGAAGCTGAAGACCTCGGTGACGTTGTCCAGGTTGGGGTGCTGCGCCACCAGCGTCCACTGCGTGTAGTTCATCCGGTAGTTGAAGTTGGTGATGGCGATCTTGGCGCGCCAGTAGTCCTTGTAGTTGAGCTTGACGTGCCAGTGGACGCGGATCGGGCACATGTGCGGCGTGCACTGGAGCAGCGCCTGGCCGTCCTTGCGCGGCGTGTTGACGCCGGGGGAGAGCGCCCGCTTGGAGTCGCCGGCGATGCAGCCGCCGGGGGAGTGTCCGCCGTGGCCGCAGCCGCAGGCGCAGCGGGCGCAGGGCACGATGGTGCTGTTGtagaaggaggagaaggagacGCAGCAGGAGGGGTACTTGGAGGCCAGCTGCTGCGAGTAGGTGCAGGTGACCGTCCACGTCATGAGCGCCTGCGTCTTGCGGCGGCGGTCGGGGGTGAAGTAGACGGTGGAGGGGACGATCCTGGCGGGGCCGCAGGTGTAGCCGGGCCCGGGGCCCTGGAGGGTGAAGTTCTTGGGGAGCTTGACCGTCTTGTTGGTGGTGCCGGCGAGGCCGACGGAGACCTGGAAGGCGGAGACGGAGCCGGCGGGGTCCTGGCCGTAGGCGGAGACGACGCCGGCCTTGCAGCAGTTGGCGATCTGCTGATTGTAGGGGACGCCCGGGAGGAGGTCGACGACGGCGGGGGTGCGCTTGCAGCAGTGCGGGATGCCGCCCTTGAACTTGGAGCAGTCGCCCTGCTCCGTGGCCTGCGCGCCGACGATGGACCAGATCACCTCCTTCTTGGCCCACGACCACCCCACCGTCCACCCGGGCGCCATGATGTGACGGTACATCTGGTAGTTGCTCATCGTCACCATCGCCTGCAATGCAATCACCCATCATGGCGTTCCCCGTTCGTTAATGGTATCGTCATGTGCCGCTGCCGGAAGGAATCAACGATCCATGGCTAGCTGTTAGCTAAGCTTCAGTACCCACCACGTATCCGTCGGGCGTCCAGGAGATGACATCCCACTTGATGGTGATGTTGCCGTTCGGGTCCAGGGGATCGTAGGCCACTGATGAACACAACAAGAACCCAAGGAGATTAATTAGCATGGATCAGATTAAGGAGAGCGGCAAATTAATCCTATGAATTGGCATCACAAAGAAATGAACCTGCGACGGAGCAGGTGGCCACGAGCACCAGAGCCACCAGCGCGGCGGAGTCGCGGAGCCCCATCCTCGAGCCGGCCGCCTCTGCTAGCAAGAACACCACTACTGACGCTAGCTGGTAGCACAAGCTCCTAGAGGAAGCTCGAGGCCGGCAAATAAAGGCCGGCCGAGAAGGGGAAGAAGAGGAGACGCCATCGAGATGGCACGTCACCACCAGGCGcggccgcccgcccgcctcGATCAGCTGGCTGGCGGCCCTGGCCGACGCCCGGTTGGTTGCGTTGCGTAACGAGGACTCGATCGGCTCGAGAAATCGCACGCGTGACGGGGGGAGCCCGGTGATGGCTCCGCCCCACCTCCTCGCGGTGCTCTCTGACTAATGCCCATGGCGCGCGCGGTGCTCTGCTCTCTCGCGCGCGTCGCGtcgcgtcgcgttgctccccGCTGAAGCAACCGCGGTTGGTGGTGACGGAGGAGGGAGGAAAAGGACCCGGGGGATCTTGGGGGAGGGAGAGGATGAAGATTGGATTGGACGATGCAACGGTATCTCTCTTACGCTCTTGGTAGCGCGCGCGTACGGTCTGCGATGGCGACGGAGGAGCACGTCACTCGGGGGGATCTCTTTAAGCGAGTGAGGTGGGAAGATGCTGTTACGCTCGTTGCGACGTTTGATCGTATCGCGCACAGCCTGTGGGGGAGATAGATGAACCCGTGATCAAGCCACCCGTCttgtttttatttatttatttctcAACCGATTTGTGTTGGACGACGCTGATGTGCGTATGTATACGTACGTAGAATTCTTGATGTTACGTCTTAGCATGTTTATTATCTTTTGCCGGGCCGGCCAAAAATTTTCTACATTAAACAAAAGTCAACAGAGCGAGAGAAAGAACAGCTGATTACTGCAGCAATTGTTCTTTTTTTGGATACGGTACCATGTTGCCATAGAGTGGGTAGGTATCGCTACACGTACAATTAATTATTCCACTGCACCATAATAAATCTAATTAACTAACTGTGCGGCTACATATGCTTATTACTAACAGCTTGTAAATAGTAGGTACCAAGAGAAAAGATCAGAATACTTAGGGGCTTATATATATACATGCCAATTTATTTGGCACGGTTCGTTCCTTCTCACAATATACATAAGGCTCAACCGACTCAAGTTTAAATATAAATAGTCTTAGGTTCTGTTTGATCTTCACGGCTAGCTAGCTAATTAATAATAGTTTCTATTAGCTAGCTAACTATTAGCTAGGTGTGTTTGGAACCGTCAGCTAATTACTAACTTTTAACATGAATGGACTAGGCTGCCCCTATAATTTTTTGCGCCGAATTTAGGGTGAAGAGGGGAGTGGATCAGGGTAAAAAGGACTTTAAACACCATTAGGCAGGATTAGCTGGGTTCAATCAACTAATAAAATATTATAGTAAAAATTAGGCGAGGAATAATTAACTACTTCAACTTGTTTGGATCCATAATAGTTAATTTTAGCAAGGATCAAAACAGGGCCTAGTCGGCATTTGGTCGTCCTTGTGGCGTGACCATGTGTGCGCGTCCTAACAGATATTTTGTTCTCACTATTGGTTGCTATATATGGGGGGTGCAACAACAATATTGATGGATGAGCTGAAAAGAAAATCTGTTGACATGAATGTGCTACATAGTTGCCAAGTAGGCGGATCAACATTGAACAAACAGAGTGGGCGAATCTTGTGCGAACCACTGATAAGTTTATTCAGATCTACAAATTAATTGGTAATTCAGAGACCGAGGTGCTCCAACCGATCGAGCAACTTAATTCAGAGATCGTCGGTGAATTTTACTCTCGATCTTAGCCTTTCTGTACCGTCCCTAGCTTGCAAAAGTGGCATATTTCGTCAACACGCTGGGCCGGGGAACAAGGGTGATCGGCAAGCTGCTGTTGGTGGCCCTGGCAGGGAGCCATCCGTCGCTGCGAGATGCGTGCCTTTATATGCTGCGGTTTTATTTCTTGCTTCTCCTCCTGATGCAATAATGATGTTACTACTTACTAGGAT from Panicum hallii strain FIL2 chromosome 9, PHallii_v3.1, whole genome shotgun sequence includes:
- the LOC112876943 gene encoding COBRA-like protein 1 isoform X2 → MRGKEGRKGGGCGRQGQGEVLSSLCSTVGAMARQLQLLGAAIALFAGFSSVAPLAEAYDPLDPTGNITIKWDIMQWTSDGYVAVVSIYNYQKYRHIQAPGWNLGWVWAKKEIIWAMVGGQATEQGDCSQFKVNIPHCCKREPTIVDLLPGTPYNMQIANCCKGGVLNSWVQDPVSAVASFQISVGRSGTTNYTVKVPLNFTLKAPGPGYSCGVAHEVKPPTKFISQDGRRTTQAHVTWNVTCTYSQFVAQQAPTCCVSLSSFYNETIVNCPKCSCGCQNNITGPGSCVEGNSPYLASVLNGLGKSSMAPLVQCTPHMCPIRVHWHVKLNYREYWRVKITVTNWNYRMNYSQWNLVVQHPNFDKVTTIFSFNYKSLSPYGVINDTGMLWGIKYYNDLLMVAGLDGNVQSELLFRKDPLSFTFEKGWAFPRRIYFNGDSCVMPPPDVYPWLPNSSPVLKASSLVQPIAIWTALLFLWLRM
- the LOC112876943 gene encoding COBRA-like protein 1 isoform X1, with the protein product MRGKEGRKGGGCGRQGQGEVLSSLCSTVGAMARQLQLLGAAIALFAGFSSVAPLAEAYDPLDPTGNITIKWDIMQWTSDGYVAVVSIYNYQKYRHIQAPGWNLGWVWAKKEIIWAMVGGQATEQGDCSQFKVNIPHCCKREPTIVDLLPGTPYNMQIANCCKGGVLNSWVQDPVSAVASFQISVGRSGTTNYTVKVPLNFTLKAPGPGYSCGVAHEVKPPTKFISQDGRRTTQAHVTWNVTCTYSQFVAQQAPTCCVSLSSFYNETIVNCPKCSCGCQNNITGPGSCVEGNSPYLASVLNGLGKSSMAPLVQCTPHMCPIRVHWHVKLNYREYWRVKITVTNWNYRMNYSQWNLVVQHPNFDKVTTIFSFNYKSLSPYGVISRYSCTFLIIFVNSIFNVLANNRYFAADDTGMLWGIKYYNDLLMVAGLDGNVQSELLFRKDPLSFTFEKGWAFPRRIYFNGDSCVMPPPDVYPWLPNSSPVLKASSLVQPIAIWTALLFLWLRM
- the LOC112876943 gene encoding COBRA-like protein 2 isoform X3; amino-acid sequence: MRGKEGRKGGGCGRQGQGEVLSSLCSTVGAMARQLQLLGAAIALFAGFSSVAPLAEAYDPLDPTGNITIKWDIMQWTSDGYVAVVSIYNYQKYRHIQAPGWNLGWVWAKKEIIWAMVGGQATEQGDCSQFKVNIPHCCKREPTIVDLLPGTPYNMQIANCCKGGVLNSWVQDPVSAVASFQISVGRSGTTNYTVKVPLNFTLKAPGPGYSCGVAHEVKPPTKFISQDGRRTTQAHVTWNVTCTYSQFVAQQAPTCCVSLSSFYNETIVNCPKCSCGCQNNITGPGSCVEGNSPYLASVLNGLGKSSMAPLVQCTPHMCPIRVHWHVKLNYREYWRVKITVTNWNYRMNYSQWNLVVQHPNFDKVTTIFSFNYKSLSPYGVISR
- the LOC112876944 gene encoding COBRA-like protein 5, producing MGLRDSAALVALVLVATCSVAVAYDPLDPNGNITIKWDVISWTPDGYVAMVTMSNYQMYRHIMAPGWTVGWSWAKKEVIWSIVGAQATEQGDCSKFKGGIPHCCKRTPAVVDLLPGVPYNQQIANCCKAGVVSAYGQDPAGSVSAFQVSVGLAGTTNKTVKLPKNFTLQGPGPGYTCGPARIVPSTVYFTPDRRRKTQALMTWTVTCTYSQQLASKYPSCCVSFSSFYNSTIVPCARCACGCGHGGHSPGGCIAGDSKRALSPGVNTPRKDGQALLQCTPHMCPIRVHWHVKLNYKDYWRAKIAITNFNYRMNYTQWTLVAQHPNLDNVTEVFSFQYKPLLPYGAINDTGMFYGLKFYNDLLMEAGPFGNVQSEVLMRKDASTFTFSQGWAFPRKIYFNGDECKMPPPDSYPYLPNSAPVAAPAIAAAAASAFLLALLLVA